DNA from Ignavibacteriales bacterium:
TGAGACGACACGCTGGACAAGCTTGTCGCGCCGAATCCTGTATTCAATCAGGGCGCGCACAGTGATAATTTTTAAATTAAATTTTTCGGCAATTTTCAATAGCTGCGGAACACGCGCCATAGTACCGTCTTCAGCAAGGATTTCGCATAATACTCCAGCCGGAATTAAACCGGAGAGTCTGCAGAGATCCACAACCGCTTCTGTGTGACCGGCGCGACGCAGCACACCGCCCTCTATTGCACGTAACGGAAAAATGTGCCCGGGCCTGGCAAAATCATGTGCTTGAGCCTTCGGATCAGTGAGCGCACGCACAGTTATAGATCGATCCGCTACGGACACACCAGTGGTTGTTCCGTGCAGATAATCAATTGAGACGGTGAATGGTGTTTCATGAAGTGACGTATTTGCTTCCACCATGAGATCAAGATTTAATTCCTTTGCACGTTCAGTTGTAAGAGGTGTGCACACAACTCCGCGTCCCTCCTTTACAAAGAAATTAATCGCTTCCGGAGTCACCTTTTCGGCCGCAAGAACAAAGTCACCTTCATTTTCACGGTCTTCATCATCGACAACAATCAAAATTTTCCCATTCCGGAAATCTTCAATCGCTTCTTCAATCGTATGGAACTGCTCTTCTGCCATGAGTTATTCGGTTATTTTATTTCTGGTGCAGACTCCGAAATAATTGTTGCAATGGCACTGCGGTCTAATTTCACTTTTATCTTATCGGCTATCTCAACAAGCACAGTTTTCTCATCCAATCCAGCAACTGTGCCGTACATACCGCCTGACGTAATAACTTTATCGCCTTTTTTCATGCTCTCAATAAGTTTCTGGCGTTCCTTAGCGCGTTTTTGCTGGGGACGGATAATCATAAAGTAGAAAATAAGAATGATGGAGCCGAAAAGGATAACATTTGACATCAAGCCGGGGCCTTCCCCTTGATTCGGCTGACCCATGAGAAGTGTGAAATAATGTAGCACTGTATCCTCCTGTTTATGAAATGATATTAATTGCTATTTATAATTAATGATTTTGGATTTCTTAAAATTCCACTATGTTGGTTCAGCTATTGCTGATGATATTTGTAATCTTGCAAGCATCATCGCTTTCCATTCTGTGAACCGTTGTTCCAAAATTGCTTTCCGTGCCTCGCGCGTTATCCATAAGAAAAACGCAAGATTGTGAATCGATGCTAATTGCAGCGCTAATATTTCTTTTGTGACGAACAGATGCCGTAAATAGGCACGCGTGAATGTCCGGCATGTATAACAATTGCACTCTGCATCAACCGGTGTGAAGTCGGTTTTATACTGCGCGTTGCGGATATTGATGGTTCCGCTGTGCGTCCAGAGCATTCCGTTCCTGCCGTTCCGTGTCGGGATCACGCAATCGAACATATCCACGCCGCGTTCAATAGATTCTAATATATTCTCCGGTGTTCCAACCCCCATAAGGTACCGCGGCTTATCAGTTGGAAGAAATTGTTCAGTAAATTCCGTTACGTTATACATTTCTTCCAATGGCTCACCAACCGCCAGTCCACCGATTGCGTAACCGTCAAAATCAAATTCTGTCAGCGCGCGTGCGCTCATCTCGCGGATTTCCGGATACACACTTCCCTGTACAATACCAAAGAGCGCTTGCGAATGTCCATAAAGGGCGGGTTGTTGTTCCGCCGCCATTTTGCAGCGCTCAGCCCAACGTACCGTCATCTCGTTCGATTTTTTTGCGTATTCAAATTCGCATGGATACGGTGTGCATTCATCGAATACCATCATGATATCCGAACCGAGCTGCCGTTCAATCTGAATAACACTCTCTGGTGTAAAGACATGCGCAGAACCGTCGAGATGCGAACGAAACGTCACACCGTTATCAGCAATATCCCGCAAGGCAGTGAGACTAAATACCTGAAATCCGCCGCTGTCAGTTAAAATTGGTTTCTGCCAATTCATGAAGCGATGCAAACCGCCCGCTTGTTCAATGACATCCATTCCTGGCCGCAAATATAGATGATACGTGTTGCCAAGAATGATTTGAGCACCAAGCTCGATCAGTTCTCGTTGTTCCGTTGCCTTAACGGTTCCCTGCGTTCCAACCGGCATGTAAATCGGTGTTTCAATCACACCATGATCGGTTTCAAGAACACCAGCACGGGCTTTGCCGTCTTGTGCAATGCGTTTATATTTCAAATGTGCTCAATCAATAAAAAACCGCAGAAGAGAATCCCTGCGGCTGAGTAAAAAAATATTTCAAATTCTTCTTATAAAATATAGCCAGAAAATGGACGGTTGTCAAATGCTATAACGGCGAGGAATACAACTCCCGTCGAAATCGTATGCCAGTTTTATTTCTGCGTCAAAATATGAATAAGCTCGATATCGGGAGCAAGTGATGCGTTCTTTTCGAAATCGAACGTATAAATGCCGAAATCTCCTTTATATTCCCAATTACAGTACGCGATCTGATTCTCATTAAAAACTGAAATCAGATCGCGGTAGTATGCCAGCCGCTCATTCCGATCGACATGCGGCAGGCAGCCAAATTCACCGCAATACAACTGCAGGCCAAGTTCTTTTGCCCGCTTGACCGCCGGCAGGAGTTCTTCAGCGAGTTTCTGTTTGTTCCATACTTCCCTCGCGTTCTTCATCACCTGAACCAGTCCAGAATCATTCTTCACAAATGCATTATAATCTGCGTCGATTACAACCTGACCCGGGTAGCGCACAGGTCCCTTATATTCTTTAAACTGAACCCAACTTGCCAGATGATGTGTAAAAAAGAGGGGTGAATATGTATGCATACTCAGAATGATATTGGGATCGTTCGCAGGGATTTTCAGCTGCGGAAATGTACCGGGTGTTTGCCATCTGTTGGAACCGATCACCAGTACCCGCTGTGGTTCCAACGCACGTACTGCTTTCATTGCTTTCTCGATTAACCTGTTCCAATCTTCCGGATTTTCGGCAACGGGTTCATTCATCAGTTCGTATGCGACCATGGAAACCGGATAACGCTTGAGGTGGGCAGACAAATCGCTCCAGAGATGCAAAAAAGTATTTTGAGCATTCGTGTCGGTCCATAGTGAATTTGTTCCCCCTTCATTCGCGGCATTGAAATAATGGGAACGGATAATGTGCAGATCCACAATTGCATGCAGATTGTATTTGGCGCACCAATTCAGGCAATGCGTAAGAAATGCGAATGATTCTTCAATCGGTTTTCCTGTCGTATCCCATAACTCGACTTCATCAAGAGGAATCCGGACATGGTCGTACCCGATGCTATCAATAAATTTGATATCCTGTTCAGTTATAAATGTTGCTTTCGGTGACCAGCCGAAGTTTTGCGACAACCAATGGCTGAGATTGACACCGCGATGAACTTCAAATCCGGATGGATTCATTGTGCTCCTCTGACAAAAACAGATTGTCTGTATAACGATGAAGAATATTCCGACAACTCTTAACTGTCGAAAAAAATGTGATGGATTCATAGAGAAATATCCTTTTAATAAAAGTGTTCCTACTTCACTTCATTCATTCGGAAGATAGCATAACTAACCGGATTCATTCTGATCGAAGCTGAATTCTCCTTCAGCGATACAGTTCCTTCACCCGAGATTAGTTTTGGTTTCTGACTTTTATATGTCAGTGCAAAAGTTGTTCTCACTTCCCGGTTTGCAGGATTTAGTACAACCAACAACCGTTCTTTTCCTTTTGTCCGGATATATGCAAAGGGATAGGTATCCTTTTCTGCACAGACAGGAGCGAATTCTGCATATGCAAGAAGTGCCGGTTCTGTGTTGTGCAATTGAATCAACTCTTTCACTTTATTGAGCAGCGAGCGTTTATCTTTTTCCTGTGTCGCTGCATCAGGCGCACCTGCTGTTGTATCCACAGCCCGGTACAATTTTTCCGGACTCGCTGTTGAAAATCCTTTATTCATTCCATTGGTCCATTGCATCGGCGTCCGGTCGCCGGCGCGTCCCATATAACTTCCTTCGATGTGAGGCAATCCCTCTAACTGTCGCATACCAATCTCGTCGCCGTAATATACAAAAGGCGTCCCGGGGAGTGTGAGCATGAACGCAAAAATGACCGCGATATCCTTATCAATCCTACCGTTGTTTTTTATTCTTGTTAAATCATGATTGCCGAATGGAACGGAAATATATCCTTTTTCCCTGCTTCCATAGTATTGATCCATATAGAGTTTGATAAAGTTGGAAATATCTCCCTTTCCTTCTGAGTCAAAAAAGCTATGACCGTCATGATTTGGATTCCGGATCTTTTCTTTTTGGAATAGGTCGTCATACCCATTGAACCAGTGGAAGAAATCGGCGTTGAAGCCGCCTTTCACCGCATCTTTGGGGTACGACCATTCCGCCACCGTGAAAGTACCGGGATATTCTTTATCGAGGAACTCACGCACGGTCTTCCAGTACTTGCTGGTTGCTGAACCGTCATCATTTTTCACCAGCGAACCGGCCATATCAATTCTGAAACCATCGCATCCCATATTGAGCCAGAAGCGCATGACATTTTTCATTTCTTCCTTTAATGCCATCACATCGGGATGGTCTGTAGGAAGCTGCCACGGCTGCTGCGGATCCGGATTCGCATAGCCGTAATTCAATGCCGGCTGATGCCAGAAGAAATTATTCATAAACATACCGTCGCGTTCGCAATACCCCTGGATGAAGTTGCTGCGATATTTTTCCATTCCTGGAAACCACGTACTGCCTGTCCAAACGTACCAGTTGCTGTACTTGTTTGGCTTCGGATCGCACGATGCTTTGAACCACGGGTGATCGATACTGGTATAGCTTGGGACATAATCGATAATGACATGCATCCCCCGCTTATGCACTTCAGCAAACAATCGTTTTGCATCCTCGTTTGTTCCGTACCGGGGCGCTACTTTATAAAAGTCAGTCACATCGTATCCAGCATCGCGAAAGGGAGATTCATAGAACGGGTTGAGCCAGATCGCACCGATACCCAGGCTTTTTATATAATCCAGCTTCTCGATAATTCCCTGCAAGTCGCCGACTCCATCGCCGTTCGCATCGTAAAATGTTTGAGGATAGATTTGATAGAAGACCGCATTATCCACCCACGCCGGACTCTCCGGGCGCTGAACATTCCCGGTTATCAAGTAGGTTGTTTTTGATGTATTCGCTGTATCCTGTGCTTGACTCTGAGGCACGCTTGCTGTAAGAACAAAAAGAAATAGAGCGATGTTGAGAAGAATTATAATTTTATTTTTTATCATAATGTTCATTCAGATTATTATGAGTAAAGTTGACTTAAACATCGCTCCCAAGTCGGTTGAAGAGCGTATCCCCGGAAGCACAGTTTTCAGGATGTTCAGTTCGGGAGAACATCTCCCTTACAGCGTTGGAATCCAATGAAGGTCTTCTCTTATCAGTTTAATTAATTGCATCGCGGCAGGTAAAGATTCAATAAGATCATTTGCCAGAAGACCCCGTTTTCCTATTTTCTTTGCGGCAAGATCCCCTGAAAATCCGTGGAGGTACACACCGGCATAAGCAGCTTCACTATCAGGCATTCCCTGCGCCCATAAGCCGGCAATAATTCCGGAGAGTACATCACCCGAACCTGCAGTTGCCATTCCGGGATTTCCTGTTGAGTTGAGGAAACAGTTCCCATCCTTTGATGCGGTAACAGTTGGAACACCTTTGAGTACGATCGTTGTACCAATTTGCTTTGCTAAAACACGAGCCGCCTCAATACGGTGGCGTTCAACTTCGATCGATGACAATCCAGTAAGACGCGAGAATTCTCCAACGTGCGGCGTCAGTATACATTGAGCGCGTGCGGAACGGAACTTAGAAATCCCATTCGCAGCTATTGCATTTAATCCATCGGCATCAACCAGCACTTTTCCACGATACTCAAGCAGGAGTTTGAGAATAAGCTGCTGTGTTTCAAGATTTTGAGATAATCCTGGACCGATGACTAATACATCCGCCCAAGAAAGTTTTGCGCGAATTCCATCAAGTGCGCTAAGGCTCAATGTTCCGTCACTCGTCGCCGGAAGCGGAAAAGTCATCACCTCCGTCAGCTTGCGTGCAAGGATAGGATACACTGGTTCTGGTGTTCCCAATACAACCGCACCGGCACCGGCCCGCATTGCAGAGGTACTGCATAATGCCGCCGCACCAGTTAATCCTTTTGAACCGGCGAGCACCAGCACCTTGCCAACGCTGTACTTATGCGCGTGCATCGATCTCTTTGGAATAATCCTGTTCACATCCGCTTGTTCAACAAGAGTAGCTTGCAGTCGTCTATCTTTTATAATCGAGTTTGGAATTCCGATTTCTACCACAGATACAGATCCAACCCGCTCGCGTCCTTGATTGCAGAGTAATCCGGATTTGATAGCTCCGAAGGTCACCGTTATATTGGCTCGCACTGCGCAATTCTCAACGACCCCGGTTGTTCCATTGACACCGGAAGGAATATCCACCGCAACAATCTGCGTTTCTTGTGTATTCATCCAGTCAATGACGTCTGCAAATGGTTTACGGACAGCACCGCTAAAGCCGGTACCAAATATAGCATCCACAATAATATCGGGCTTTGGAATTGATGAAAGAAGTTTTTTTGAATATCGATGAAGCGTGATTAGATGGGACGACTTCTTGACGAATTTTTGCAGAATGATAAAATTCCTTTTTGCATCTCCCTTCAATTCAGATGGTGACGCCATCAGCAGGACACTTATCTGTGCACATGAATTTGAAAGCAGACGTGCGATAACAAATCCATCGCCGCCATTATTTCCTTTACCGCAGACAATGAGAATATTTTTGGTTTCAAGCGTGGAATATTTTTGCTTGATGATTTCGACTACGCCGCGTCCGGCATTCTCCATCAAGAGTAATCCGGGGACACCGTAGGTATTGATAGTGGACTCGTCACACCATCGCATTTCTTCGGCCGAAACTACGCGCTGCATAAAAAACTCCGTTTCGTGAATTACAAGAAACGTTGAGCAACTTGAATGATAAACGAAGGAAACAGTCCGAGCACGAGCACAGCAACCGCACAGAGCACTACCACCGCCAATGCCGCTCGCGATGGTTTGGAGGCAATATCAGCATGCCCTTCCCGGAAATACATCAATACCACAACTCGCAAATAATAATATGCAGATACAAGACTCGCAAGCACGCCGATAATTGCCAACCACGTCATGTGTGATTTGATTGCGGCAAAGAAGACATAATACTTGCCAAAGAATCCAGCGAACGGCGGAACCCCAGCTAGTGCAAACATAAAGACAGACATAAGGAATGCCAACAACGGCTGCTGGCGGCTTAATCCTACATAATCATCAAGTGTAAGATTTTTATCATCTTCTTGTTCCACAAAACTGACGATGGCGAAAGCGCCAAAATTCATCATAGTATAAGCAACAAGATAGAACATGACACCCACTTGTCCATCAAGCGTACCGGCGGCGATACCGGAGAGCATATATCCGGCATGCGCGATGCTTGAATATGCCAGCATCCGCTTGATATTTGTTTGTGTAATCGCGACGATGTTGCCAAGAATCATAGATGCCGCGGCAAGAAGAGCGATAAGTTCATTGACCCGTCCGCCGAGAAAATCAAATGTGCGAATGAACACGGTAATAAACGCCGCAAATGCTGCTGCCTTCACTCCTGTTGACATAAACGCTGTCACAGTTGTCGGTGCACCTTCGTACACATCCGGCGCCCACATGTGGAACGGTACCGCCGCCACTTTGAATGCCAACCCAATGATGATCAGACCAGCACCGATGACAAACACACTATTGGTTGCAACTACAGCGAATACGTTTTGAATTATCAGAAGATTTGTTGTGCCGACTGCACCGTAGATAAGCGCAATACCATAGAGAAGAAACCCGGTTGAGAACGCTCCGAGCAGGAAATACTTTAATGCCGCCTCATTTGCGCGTTCCTTCGTGCGAATAAATCCCGCCAGCACATATAAACATACCGACATCAATTCAATACCGAGAAAAAGAATGATGAGATCATTTGCCGAAGCTATCAACATCATACCGACTGTGGTAAAAAGCAGCAGGATATAGAATTCTCCGCGATGGTACTTCTGCTGTTCAAAATAATTGCGTGAGAGTACGACCGTCATACATGCAACGATGCAAAATAACGTACCAAAGAAATTTGCATAACCGCCGTGCCGGATCATCGCGCCAAAACTTTGTCCTTCAGCGTCCAGATTAGAGACAGCGAATACTGCTGCCAACGCTAGCCCAGCCAAGCTGACGTACGAAGTTATTACCGGTTTTGTACGGTGAGTTGCTTCCACTATCATTGCCACAAGCGCTGTCACTGTCACGATCATGACAGGTGCGTTGGAATAAATATCGTTCAAATAAGAATTCATAGATCCATATTCAATTCAGAGTTTTATCCATTAGCATTAATTCCCACGAACTTCAGCTCGTGGAATAGAATAATATAAATGTTACGGCTTGAGCCACATCTATTTATCCTCGACATAAACCTGCCTGCCGGCAGGCGTCGTGGCAATAATTATCGTATTTGTCAATCTTTATTCATCCAAGATGCTTTTTCGTGAAACTCGATTTATTGACAATTTACTTAAATTTGCTCTAAACAGTCGTTCATAAAAAAGTGAACGCTTAGATCCGGAAAAAGAGATACCAGATACATGCAAATATTGGAAACAAAATCGGCAGCGAATACTTCGCGATATAACCGAAGAAGCTTGGGCACTGAACTCCGGATTGTTCAGCTATGGATTTCACCATAAAATTTGGCCCGTTGCCAATATATGTGTTTGCACCAAAAAACACTGCACCAATTGAAATCGCCTGTACATAACGCCATGACTGCGACGTAATCTCCAATGCACTAGCTTGCAGCGGATTCGGTAAACCAGCCGCTGATGGAGTTGTAAGACCAAGCATCAGGTTCATGTGCTGCACATTGTCCACATTCGCTCCGTGCAATCCGAATGCTGCTGTGAGAAAATTTAAATATGTCGGCGCATTGTCGAGCACGCTTGACAAAATTCCTGATCCCCAGAAATATTGTCCCGGCGTTACAATGCCAATGCTTACCGCATTCAATTCCAGCCAATCAAGCGCCGGTAGCATCGTAGCAAAAATTCCAGCAAATAATATTGCCACTTCTTTCAGCGGCACAAAGTTAAAATCATTCTTCTGGTGAATTTCTTCCTTTGTTGTCAGAAACGATGCGAGCGCCGCGCTCCACATAAGTACTTCCCGCAGCATCAATGGCGCAGGCGATTCTATAAAAACGGCCGCAATAATAATGAGAAGAAATACGATGTT
Protein-coding regions in this window:
- a CDS encoding bifunctional 3,4-dihydroxy-2-butanone-4-phosphate synthase/GTP cyclohydrolase II, yielding MAEEQFHTIEEAIEDFRNGKILIVVDDEDRENEGDFVLAAEKVTPEAINFFVKEGRGVVCTPLTTERAKELNLDLMVEANTSLHETPFTVSIDYLHGTTTGVSVADRSITVRALTDPKAQAHDFARPGHIFPLRAIEGGVLRRAGHTEAVVDLCRLSGLIPAGVLCEILAEDGTMARVPQLLKIAEKFNLKIITVRALIEYRIRRDKLVQRVVSTDLPSMYGKFRIHLYKSQTDSKEHIALVKGNISPEIPTLVRVHSECLTGDVFGSLRCDCNAQLVASMEQIEREGCGVVLYMRQEGRGIGLSNKLKAYSLQDEGLDTVEANEKLGFRADLRDYGIGAQILRDLGVGKMRLLTNNPKKIIGLTGYGLEVVERVPLEIDPNRYNERYLTTKRDKLGHLILVEPRSSGKGKKS
- the yajC gene encoding preprotein translocase subunit YajC, which translates into the protein MLHYFTLLMGQPNQGEGPGLMSNVILFGSIILIFYFMIIRPQQKRAKERQKLIESMKKGDKVITSGGMYGTVAGLDEKTVLVEIADKIKVKLDRSAIATIISESAPEIK
- the tgt gene encoding tRNA guanosine(34) transglycosylase Tgt → MKYKRIAQDGKARAGVLETDHGVIETPIYMPVGTQGTVKATEQRELIELGAQIILGNTYHLYLRPGMDVIEQAGGLHRFMNWQKPILTDSGGFQVFSLTALRDIADNGVTFRSHLDGSAHVFTPESVIQIERQLGSDIMMVFDECTPYPCEFEYAKKSNEMTVRWAERCKMAAEQQPALYGHSQALFGIVQGSVYPEIREMSARALTEFDFDGYAIGGLAVGEPLEEMYNVTEFTEQFLPTDKPRYLMGVGTPENILESIERGVDMFDCVIPTRNGRNGMLWTHSGTINIRNAQYKTDFTPVDAECNCYTCRTFTRAYLRHLFVTKEILALQLASIHNLAFFLWITREARKAILEQRFTEWKAMMLARLQISSAIAEPT
- a CDS encoding cellulase family glycosylhydrolase, with translation MNPSGFEVHRGVNLSHWLSQNFGWSPKATFITEQDIKFIDSIGYDHVRIPLDEVELWDTTGKPIEESFAFLTHCLNWCAKYNLHAIVDLHIIRSHYFNAANEGGTNSLWTDTNAQNTFLHLWSDLSAHLKRYPVSMVAYELMNEPVAENPEDWNRLIEKAMKAVRALEPQRVLVIGSNRWQTPGTFPQLKIPANDPNIILSMHTYSPLFFTHHLASWVQFKEYKGPVRYPGQVVIDADYNAFVKNDSGLVQVMKNAREVWNKQKLAEELLPAVKRAKELGLQLYCGEFGCLPHVDRNERLAYYRDLISVFNENQIAYCNWEYKGDFGIYTFDFEKNASLAPDIELIHILTQK
- a CDS encoding alpha-amylase family glycosyl hydrolase — its product is MIKNKIIILLNIALFLFVLTASVPQSQAQDTANTSKTTYLITGNVQRPESPAWVDNAVFYQIYPQTFYDANGDGVGDLQGIIEKLDYIKSLGIGAIWLNPFYESPFRDAGYDVTDFYKVAPRYGTNEDAKRLFAEVHKRGMHVIIDYVPSYTSIDHPWFKASCDPKPNKYSNWYVWTGSTWFPGMEKYRSNFIQGYCERDGMFMNNFFWHQPALNYGYANPDPQQPWQLPTDHPDVMALKEEMKNVMRFWLNMGCDGFRIDMAGSLVKNDDGSATSKYWKTVREFLDKEYPGTFTVAEWSYPKDAVKGGFNADFFHWFNGYDDLFQKEKIRNPNHDGHSFFDSEGKGDISNFIKLYMDQYYGSREKGYISVPFGNHDLTRIKNNGRIDKDIAVIFAFMLTLPGTPFVYYGDEIGMRQLEGLPHIEGSYMGRAGDRTPMQWTNGMNKGFSTASPEKLYRAVDTTAGAPDAATQEKDKRSLLNKVKELIQLHNTEPALLAYAEFAPVCAEKDTYPFAYIRTKGKERLLVVLNPANREVRTTFALTYKSQKPKLISGEGTVSLKENSASIRMNPVSYAIFRMNEVK
- a CDS encoding NAD(P)H-hydrate dehydratase; this translates as MQRVVSAEEMRWCDESTINTYGVPGLLLMENAGRGVVEIIKQKYSTLETKNILIVCGKGNNGGDGFVIARLLSNSCAQISVLLMASPSELKGDAKRNFIILQKFVKKSSHLITLHRYSKKLLSSIPKPDIIVDAIFGTGFSGAVRKPFADVIDWMNTQETQIVAVDIPSGVNGTTGVVENCAVRANITVTFGAIKSGLLCNQGRERVGSVSVVEIGIPNSIIKDRRLQATLVEQADVNRIIPKRSMHAHKYSVGKVLVLAGSKGLTGAAALCSTSAMRAGAGAVVLGTPEPVYPILARKLTEVMTFPLPATSDGTLSLSALDGIRAKLSWADVLVIGPGLSQNLETQQLILKLLLEYRGKVLVDADGLNAIAANGISKFRSARAQCILTPHVGEFSRLTGLSSIEVERHRIEAARVLAKQIGTTIVLKGVPTVTASKDGNCFLNSTGNPGMATAGSGDVLSGIIAGLWAQGMPDSEAAYAGVYLHGFSGDLAAKKIGKRGLLANDLIESLPAAMQLIKLIREDLHWIPTL
- a CDS encoding NADH-quinone oxidoreductase subunit N, yielding MNSYLNDIYSNAPVMIVTVTALVAMIVEATHRTKPVITSYVSLAGLALAAVFAVSNLDAEGQSFGAMIRHGGYANFFGTLFCIVACMTVVLSRNYFEQQKYHRGEFYILLLFTTVGMMLIASANDLIILFLGIELMSVCLYVLAGFIRTKERANEAALKYFLLGAFSTGFLLYGIALIYGAVGTTNLLIIQNVFAVVATNSVFVIGAGLIIIGLAFKVAAVPFHMWAPDVYEGAPTTVTAFMSTGVKAAAFAAFITVFIRTFDFLGGRVNELIALLAAASMILGNIVAITQTNIKRMLAYSSIAHAGYMLSGIAAGTLDGQVGVMFYLVAYTMMNFGAFAIVSFVEQEDDKNLTLDDYVGLSRQQPLLAFLMSVFMFALAGVPPFAGFFGKYYVFFAAIKSHMTWLAIIGVLASLVSAYYYLRVVVLMYFREGHADIASKPSRAALAVVVLCAVAVLVLGLFPSFIIQVAQRFL